In Aminobacterium sp. MB27-C1, a single genomic region encodes these proteins:
- a CDS encoding TRAP transporter substrate-binding protein — translation MKKILKVFLVTLVAVIFFSAPFINSAQAAIELKLSDHDVCGGLKGKIGEYWFDQIEKETNSKAKIKAYWGGVLFNAEEELNALSEGIVDIAAIYPDFYPKQLPLFGAFWLFPKGPEQWENIRWIYKESIERIPEFKRELEEAGIKILLMENGLPMAYMARYPITSLKDISGKKWRAGDRWNLKLLENQKAIAVSIPWGDCYMALETGTVDGIVSNYDGMHRQKFDEPAKNILTGKAIGWSQPMFYCVNKKKWDSLPKDIQEGILRASENTERAFAEMYEAEFNRIVEAEKEAGCTVNFYSTEDVDNWADETCLIELRKVFTKELSTDGVDNSSEMLEQLKSIIEEGIAKEK, via the coding sequence ATGAAAAAGATCCTGAAAGTTTTTCTCGTAACTTTAGTCGCTGTTATATTCTTTTCCGCACCATTTATTAATTCAGCACAAGCTGCAATTGAATTAAAGCTATCTGACCATGACGTTTGCGGTGGCCTTAAAGGAAAGATTGGGGAATACTGGTTTGATCAAATAGAAAAAGAAACCAATAGCAAGGCAAAAATAAAGGCTTACTGGGGTGGTGTCCTCTTTAATGCTGAGGAAGAATTGAATGCTCTTTCAGAGGGTATTGTTGACATAGCTGCAATTTATCCTGATTTTTATCCTAAACAACTTCCTCTTTTTGGAGCATTTTGGCTTTTTCCCAAAGGGCCGGAACAATGGGAAAACATTCGTTGGATATATAAAGAAAGTATAGAAAGAATTCCAGAATTCAAAAGAGAATTAGAAGAAGCTGGAATCAAAATACTCCTAATGGAAAATGGCCTTCCTATGGCCTATATGGCTCGCTATCCAATAACCTCTCTTAAAGACATTTCAGGTAAAAAATGGAGAGCAGGAGATCGCTGGAATTTAAAACTGCTAGAAAATCAAAAAGCTATTGCTGTTTCTATTCCGTGGGGAGATTGCTACATGGCATTGGAAACAGGAACTGTTGATGGAATCGTTTCTAATTATGATGGAATGCATCGGCAGAAATTTGATGAACCAGCTAAAAATATACTCACAGGAAAAGCAATCGGTTGGTCGCAACCAATGTTTTACTGTGTAAATAAGAAAAAATGGGATTCTTTACCTAAAGATATTCAGGAAGGAATTCTCAGAGCAAGTGAGAATACCGAAAGAGCGTTTGCAGAAATGTATGAAGCAGAATTCAACCGCATTGTAGAAGCAGAAAAAGAAGCTGGCTGTACTGTAAATTTCTATTCCACGGAAGATGTGGATAACTGGGCAGATGAAACATGCCTCATCGAATTACGAAAAGTTTTCACAAAAGAATTGTCAACAGACGGCGTAGATAATTCTTCTGAAATGTTGGAACAGCTAAAATCCATTATTGAAGAAGGAATCGCAAAAGAAAAATAA
- a CDS encoding GntR family transcriptional regulator: protein MGVKVFQSLGDQVFETLKEKIVSNEYKPGELMQIDKLASEFGVSTTPVREALLRLEGVGLVSIERNKGAIVTQISKNLAQYTWEFRRLLEAHTSRDTASHCSDAELDSIENTLKIVLEHPSDFELYKKSDLAIHALLSKYTANYLIINSLNNLSINARRIRYFAEEGPFPEEIIVPVTYEHLSIVDALKTHNPDLVEQRVKSHLQNAEKRTMNSLVFQTKKDTEE from the coding sequence ATGGGCGTAAAAGTCTTTCAATCACTTGGAGACCAAGTTTTTGAAACTCTTAAAGAAAAAATCGTTAGCAACGAGTATAAACCAGGCGAACTCATGCAGATTGACAAATTAGCAAGTGAATTTGGAGTAAGTACCACTCCTGTTCGGGAAGCGCTACTTCGTTTAGAGGGTGTTGGGCTTGTATCCATCGAAAGAAACAAAGGTGCTATTGTTACACAAATAAGCAAAAATTTGGCCCAATATACATGGGAATTTCGCAGACTTCTTGAAGCTCATACATCAAGAGACACTGCAAGCCATTGCTCTGATGCTGAACTAGACTCTATAGAAAACACTTTAAAAATAGTACTCGAACATCCAAGCGACTTTGAATTGTATAAAAAGTCGGACTTAGCTATTCATGCCCTTTTATCAAAATATACGGCTAACTACCTCATTATCAACTCTCTTAACAACCTGAGCATAAATGCAAGAAGGATTCGCTACTTTGCTGAAGAAGGTCCATTCCCTGAAGAAATTATTGTTCCTGTAACTTACGAACATCTCTCAATCGTAGATGCATTAAAAACGCATAATCCAGACCTTGTAGAACAAAGAGTCAAATCTCACCTTCAAAATGCAGAAAAACGAACAATGAATTCCCTCGTTTTTCAAACAAAGAAAGATACTGAAGAATAA
- a CDS encoding pyridoxal phosphate-dependent aminotransferase has translation MARKVLSNLVSGIKPSPTEETSFLANSLKRKGIDIISFAQGEPDFDTPDYIKKAAIKAIDEGFTKYTDVPGIWELREAVVEKLKRRNNLDYDVNEILVGNGGKQLLYEAFATLCDPGDEVIIPTPCYVSYVDQIRLTGARPVFMPTREENKFRPCLEEVKKVWNPKVKVFVLNSPCNPTGAVFEEKEMRKIMDFLIARGTFVVTDEVYEYLLYNGTEHTSPASLDKKYRPWCVLVNSVSKTYAMTGWRVGYAAGPKEIIKGMNSLQGHLTGNVNSIAQKAVVEALSGPQNDIDFMVEKYAERKDYIVSRINSIEGLSCVNPDGAFYIFANVKKMFGKCFQGEKIENDRDVAKFFLNAAHVAVVPGVAFGYEGYVRFVFAKSLETIREGLDRIEEAMFHLE, from the coding sequence ATGGCACGCAAAGTTTTATCAAATCTTGTCTCTGGAATTAAACCATCACCTACGGAAGAGACGTCTTTTTTGGCCAATAGTCTTAAACGTAAGGGTATAGATATTATTAGTTTTGCTCAAGGTGAACCAGATTTTGATACTCCAGATTATATAAAAAAAGCTGCAATCAAAGCTATTGATGAAGGTTTCACAAAATATACAGATGTTCCAGGAATTTGGGAACTTCGTGAAGCCGTGGTAGAAAAACTAAAACGTCGAAATAATCTTGACTACGACGTGAACGAAATTCTTGTTGGAAATGGTGGCAAACAACTTCTTTATGAAGCTTTTGCGACGTTATGTGATCCAGGAGATGAAGTGATAATTCCCACCCCTTGTTACGTAAGTTATGTAGATCAAATACGGCTTACTGGTGCTCGTCCTGTCTTTATGCCGACACGGGAAGAAAACAAATTTCGACCTTGTCTGGAAGAGGTAAAAAAAGTTTGGAACCCCAAAGTTAAAGTTTTTGTGCTTAATTCTCCGTGTAATCCTACGGGAGCTGTCTTTGAAGAAAAAGAGATGAGGAAAATAATGGATTTTCTCATTGCAAGAGGAACATTTGTTGTCACAGACGAAGTTTACGAATATTTGTTATATAACGGGACTGAACATACAAGCCCTGCTTCTTTGGATAAGAAGTATCGACCTTGGTGTGTTCTCGTTAATAGCGTTTCAAAAACATATGCAATGACTGGTTGGCGAGTAGGATACGCAGCTGGTCCAAAAGAGATTATAAAGGGAATGAACTCTCTTCAGGGACATCTTACTGGAAATGTTAATTCTATAGCTCAAAAAGCTGTTGTGGAAGCGCTTTCTGGCCCGCAAAACGACATTGATTTTATGGTTGAGAAATATGCAGAACGTAAGGATTATATTGTAAGCAGAATAAACTCTATCGAAGGGTTATCATGTGTTAATCCTGATGGAGCTTTTTATATCTTTGCCAATGTAAAAAAAATGTTTGGAAAATGTTTTCAGGGTGAAAAAATAGAAAACGATCGAGATGTGGCTAAATTTTTCCTCAATGCGGCACATGTTGCAGTTGTTCCTGGTGTAGCCTTTGGCTATGAAGGGTATGTACGTTTTGTTTTTGCTAAATCTCTAGAAACAATACGAGAAGGCCTCGATAGAATAGAAGAAGCCATGTTTCACCTTGAGTAG
- a CDS encoding succinate--CoA ligase subunit beta encodes MKLYEFQGKELFVRCGIPVPQRILVRSIEEIESLNAPLVLKSQILSGGRGKAGGVVVCNDNVSLQQEGRRLLGADLKGEKVTALLAEEKIDILQEFYLSFVVDGELKRPLIVASAAGGMEIEKIAEEAPQKIIKLPFDPLVGPSDYHFRKVASFLKLDDGIKTLRKVLQAMYALFKEYDASLIEINPLVKTPSGLVALDSKINLDDDAKYRQKGTFQELLEQQKMLADDKNTKKDEGTITYVSLDGNIGLISDGAGTGMLSLDLIRDFGGDAADFCEMGGITSPEVMYKAMETVFTRSETEIKSLLVVLIGGFNRMDEMAEGIIQYLKDHTVSIPFFVRLCGTMEEEGRKMMRDSGLPVFDDLEQAVVCAVKAAEEI; translated from the coding sequence ATGAAGCTCTATGAATTTCAGGGAAAAGAACTTTTTGTACGCTGTGGTATCCCTGTTCCACAAAGAATCCTTGTCCGTTCTATCGAGGAGATAGAATCTCTGAATGCTCCCTTAGTTTTAAAATCTCAGATTCTTTCTGGTGGACGTGGAAAAGCTGGGGGCGTAGTCGTATGTAATGATAATGTTTCATTACAACAAGAAGGTCGAAGATTATTGGGTGCTGATCTTAAGGGAGAAAAGGTAACGGCTCTTCTAGCGGAAGAGAAGATTGATATTTTGCAAGAATTTTATCTTTCTTTTGTCGTCGATGGAGAGTTAAAGCGGCCTCTTATTGTTGCAAGTGCAGCAGGAGGGATGGAAATAGAAAAAATTGCTGAGGAAGCTCCCCAGAAAATTATTAAGTTGCCATTTGATCCCCTGGTTGGCCCTTCTGATTATCATTTCCGTAAGGTTGCTTCTTTCCTGAAGCTTGATGATGGAATCAAGACATTGCGTAAAGTTTTACAGGCGATGTATGCCTTGTTTAAGGAATATGATGCAAGTCTGATAGAAATCAATCCTCTTGTTAAAACTCCTTCCGGTCTCGTTGCTCTCGATTCAAAAATCAATCTTGATGATGACGCAAAATATAGGCAAAAAGGGACTTTTCAAGAACTTCTCGAACAACAAAAAATGCTAGCAGATGACAAAAATACAAAAAAGGATGAGGGAACGATTACATATGTTTCTCTCGATGGCAATATCGGACTTATTTCAGATGGAGCTGGAACAGGAATGCTTTCTCTAGACCTTATTCGTGATTTTGGTGGAGACGCTGCAGATTTTTGTGAGATGGGAGGAATAACGAGTCCTGAAGTTATGTACAAAGCTATGGAGACTGTTTTTACACGATCAGAAACAGAAATTAAAAGTTTGTTAGTAGTGCTCATTGGTGGTTTTAACAGAATGGATGAAATGGCAGAAGGAATTATTCAATATCTAAAGGATCATACTGTTTCTATTCCGTTTTTTGTTAGATTATGCGGAACAATGGAAGAAGAAGGCAGAAAAATGATGAGAGACTCGGGCCTTCCTGTTTTTGATGACCTTGAGCAAGCAGTTGTTTGTGCAGTCAAGGCAGCGGAGGAAATATGA
- a CDS encoding aspartate/glutamate racemase family protein: MKTIGLLGGLTWESTSEYYKIINEMTHEKMGRRHSASMLIGSFDFDPINQFMGKGQWEEITNEMTNMALKLENSGADCILICCNTLHKVAQDVSKALTKAHLINIIDVVAKEIIDKHVNTVGLLGSTFTMELPFYKEHLQKYGIHSIIPTSEERKFIMDTIENELGVGKINPKSREEFLKIINKLVQQGAEGIILGCTEIPLLLKQKDTLIPLFDSTYLHSQAAVTFSLS, encoded by the coding sequence GTGAAAACAATTGGGCTTCTTGGGGGATTAACATGGGAATCAACTAGTGAGTATTACAAAATTATTAACGAAATGACACATGAAAAAATGGGAAGAAGACACTCCGCGTCTATGTTGATTGGGAGTTTCGATTTTGATCCTATTAACCAATTTATGGGAAAAGGACAATGGGAAGAAATAACTAACGAAATGACAAATATGGCATTAAAACTAGAAAACAGTGGCGCTGACTGCATCCTTATTTGTTGCAATACACTCCACAAGGTAGCACAAGACGTCTCAAAGGCGCTAACTAAAGCTCATCTTATAAATATTATTGATGTTGTAGCTAAAGAAATTATAGACAAACATGTTAATACTGTTGGACTTCTCGGTTCCACTTTTACTATGGAACTCCCTTTCTATAAAGAACATCTTCAGAAATATGGCATCCATTCTATTATCCCTACCTCAGAAGAAAGAAAATTCATTATGGACACTATTGAAAATGAACTTGGTGTAGGAAAGATAAATCCTAAATCAAGAGAAGAATTTTTGAAGATTATAAACAAATTGGTTCAACAAGGAGCGGAAGGAATTATTTTAGGATGTACAGAAATTCCATTGCTTCTTAAGCAAAAAGATACCCTGATTCCTCTTTTTGATAGTACTTATCTTCATTCACAGGCAGCTGTTACATTTTCATTGTCATAA
- a CDS encoding thiamine pyrophosphate-dependent enzyme has product MRKNPLRKYVREEKLPHMFCPGCGCGQILNTFLQVVDELEIDLDSMVAIGGVGCTARIPVYIKSDVLHGVHGRTLAWATGIKLHKPQTRIVIFAGDGDAAAIGGNHFLQAARRNLDVTMIVVNNFNFAMTGGQVAPMTPPAAITMTTPYGSGEPPFDLCKVAEAAGASYVARAATPFQPLMNKLMKVALLHEGFSVLEILSQCPTHFGRYALNTGQPQKVFDWVRSICVTSKQTESMSSEELKGKTILGEFVNKKRPIFEGSSVYREGGQA; this is encoded by the coding sequence ATGCGAAAAAATCCTTTGCGAAAATACGTTCGAGAAGAGAAATTACCTCATATGTTCTGCCCAGGTTGTGGATGTGGTCAGATATTAAATACTTTTTTACAAGTAGTTGACGAGCTTGAAATTGATTTAGATTCCATGGTTGCCATAGGCGGAGTAGGATGCACTGCTCGTATTCCAGTCTATATTAAATCAGATGTATTGCATGGTGTACATGGAAGGACTCTAGCATGGGCTACTGGGATAAAACTTCATAAACCTCAGACAAGGATTGTTATATTTGCAGGAGATGGTGACGCTGCGGCAATAGGTGGTAATCATTTCCTTCAGGCAGCACGGCGAAATCTTGACGTTACGATGATTGTTGTCAATAACTTTAATTTTGCTATGACAGGCGGGCAAGTTGCACCTATGACCCCTCCTGCGGCTATCACAATGACAACTCCTTATGGGAGTGGGGAACCTCCTTTCGATTTATGTAAAGTAGCAGAAGCTGCTGGAGCAAGTTATGTTGCTCGAGCAGCGACCCCTTTCCAGCCTCTTATGAATAAATTAATGAAAGTGGCTCTTCTACATGAAGGTTTTTCGGTTCTTGAAATTTTGTCACAATGTCCAACTCACTTTGGACGTTATGCCTTGAATACAGGACAACCCCAAAAAGTTTTTGATTGGGTTCGATCTATATGTGTTACTTCTAAACAAACAGAAAGTATGAGTTCAGAAGAACTGAAAGGTAAAACTATCTTGGGAGAATTCGTTAATAAAAAACGTCCCATTTTTGAAGGGAGTTCTGTATATCGAGAGGGGGGGCAGGCATGA
- a CDS encoding ferredoxin family protein, with the protein MTIHIDKDLCKGCGLCANACPVNVYEITGETNRKGFAVVTALHAERCVGCKVCEKTCPDLALFIEV; encoded by the coding sequence ATGACCATACATATTGATAAAGATTTATGTAAAGGATGTGGACTTTGTGCCAATGCTTGTCCCGTTAACGTTTATGAAATTACGGGAGAAACAAATCGTAAAGGTTTTGCTGTTGTAACAGCCCTTCATGCAGAAAGGTGCGTCGGATGCAAAGTATGCGAAAAAACGTGTCCTGATTTAGCTTTATTTATTGAAGTATAG
- a CDS encoding 2-oxoacid:acceptor oxidoreductase subunit alpha: MGTFDKNKEGRVLSGVHFMLGNYACVEGALAAGCNFFAGYPITPANEISERMSRRLPVLGGHFLQGEDELCSIYAISGASLAGAKAMTATASAGYNYMQEGIGYAIAVEAPIVIVDVQRCRGENFATQADVMQMRWGVSGDHEMIVLAPSSVQELFDYTVRAFNLAEEYRTPVVVMSETTIALMRERLSIPALSEIPIVHRKKTTSSPEEFMPFKADPFGVPDFAELGEGYHTIYSLNPHDESGSIDWDPDVFEKLYKRITGKIWENRHVISTTQEFGMGDADIALIAYGSEVRPCLDAMDLARDKGIKVGVLKLDAVWPVPEEAIREVAKNVGVVISVEMNMGKYAREIERVCGGLCKTIRATRNRGLIHSPQEILAAIEEVRA, translated from the coding sequence ATGGGAACTTTTGATAAAAACAAGGAAGGCAGAGTTTTATCCGGTGTTCACTTCATGTTAGGCAATTACGCCTGCGTAGAAGGAGCCTTGGCTGCAGGATGTAATTTCTTTGCCGGATACCCAATTACTCCGGCCAATGAAATTTCAGAGAGAATGTCACGACGTTTGCCTGTTTTAGGGGGACATTTTCTTCAAGGAGAAGATGAGTTGTGTTCTATTTACGCTATATCAGGAGCGTCGCTGGCAGGTGCCAAAGCTATGACAGCAACGGCAAGTGCCGGTTACAATTATATGCAAGAAGGAATTGGCTATGCTATTGCTGTTGAAGCTCCTATTGTTATTGTTGATGTTCAACGTTGTCGAGGAGAGAATTTTGCGACGCAAGCTGACGTTATGCAAATGAGATGGGGAGTTAGCGGCGATCACGAAATGATTGTTTTAGCCCCTTCTTCTGTACAAGAGCTTTTTGATTATACTGTTCGAGCTTTTAATTTAGCTGAGGAGTATCGTACTCCTGTAGTGGTTATGTCTGAAACAACTATTGCTTTGATGAGAGAACGGCTTTCTATTCCTGCTCTATCAGAGATTCCCATAGTACATCGGAAAAAAACAACCTCTTCCCCTGAAGAATTCATGCCTTTTAAAGCCGACCCTTTTGGTGTTCCTGATTTTGCTGAACTTGGAGAAGGGTATCATACGATCTACTCTCTGAATCCCCATGATGAAAGTGGAAGCATAGATTGGGATCCCGATGTTTTTGAAAAACTATATAAAAGAATAACGGGGAAAATTTGGGAAAACAGACATGTCATATCTACGACGCAAGAATTTGGCATGGGTGATGCAGACATAGCTCTTATAGCTTATGGAAGTGAAGTAAGGCCGTGTCTTGATGCAATGGACCTTGCACGTGATAAGGGAATAAAAGTAGGAGTTCTTAAACTTGATGCAGTTTGGCCTGTTCCAGAGGAAGCAATACGGGAAGTTGCCAAAAACGTAGGTGTTGTTATTTCTGTTGAGATGAATATGGGCAAGTATGCAAGAGAAATAGAGCGAGTATGTGGAGGGCTCTGTAAGACAATAAGAGCTACTCGTAATAGGGGACTTATTCATTCTCCGCAAGAAATATTGGCAGCCATAGAGGAGGTCAGGGCATAA
- the sucD gene encoding succinate--CoA ligase subunit alpha — translation MSILVNAETRVLIQGITGRSGALQTQTLIDYGTRVVAGVTPGKGGLTVYDVPVFDFVEEAVLTCGVDAAISFVPPAFAKDAAFEIIDSTIPLLVLTMEGIPQKDVLEILSYASAHNTKVIGPGAAGLIAPGKCKLGAHPARMFKEGYVGVVSKSGALSYEMGKTLTEAGIGQSTVVALGGGPIWGMNQKDIVELFQEDPETEIILLLGEIGGTTEIKAAEFIAKHVTKPVVSLIVGRSAPVGKSLGHAGAIIRGNKGTAASKIESLEKSGVHIARSPREVVEIIRTLR, via the coding sequence ATGTCTATTCTTGTTAATGCCGAGACAAGGGTTCTTATTCAAGGAATTACTGGTCGTTCTGGAGCGCTTCAGACTCAAACACTTATTGACTACGGTACCCGTGTGGTAGCAGGAGTTACTCCTGGTAAAGGCGGTTTGACTGTTTACGATGTGCCTGTCTTTGATTTTGTGGAAGAGGCTGTTTTGACATGTGGTGTGGATGCAGCTATTAGTTTTGTTCCTCCTGCTTTTGCTAAAGATGCAGCTTTTGAAATTATAGATAGTACAATTCCACTGCTTGTTCTCACAATGGAGGGAATTCCTCAAAAGGATGTTCTTGAAATTTTAAGTTATGCTTCTGCCCACAACACTAAAGTGATAGGTCCTGGAGCTGCTGGCTTAATAGCTCCAGGGAAGTGCAAATTGGGGGCACATCCAGCTCGCATGTTTAAAGAAGGATATGTGGGGGTAGTTTCCAAGAGCGGCGCTCTTTCTTACGAAATGGGTAAAACATTGACTGAGGCTGGTATTGGGCAATCTACTGTTGTGGCTTTAGGCGGAGGACCTATTTGGGGAATGAATCAAAAAGATATAGTTGAGCTTTTTCAAGAAGATCCAGAAACAGAAATAATACTGCTTTTGGGAGAGATTGGCGGAACAACTGAGATAAAAGCAGCAGAATTTATTGCAAAACATGTAACAAAACCTGTGGTTTCTCTTATTGTGGGGCGGTCAGCTCCTGTCGGTAAATCTTTGGGTCACGCTGGCGCAATTATAAGAGGAAACAAAGGTACAGCTGCTTCTAAAATAGAATCTCTCGAAAAATCCGGAGTGCATATTGCTCGAAGTCCCAGAGAAGTTGTTGAGATTATACGTACATTGAGGTGA
- a CDS encoding TRAP transporter small permease subunit — translation MKNFLKQLNAMLAELGGLLMTIMMLLFLINIITREINKPIQGLLQLAVFAMVILIYLGLAHTEENDQHVRLEVITDRVSPRIKNKMRFVTHCIEWIIINICLLAVYRDALRAFIKKASVTGIVPMPLWPVKWIMVIGLIIYWLQLATCVIEDYKKIKSTDFIVDTPHELDHTNA, via the coding sequence ATGAAGAATTTTTTAAAACAACTTAATGCAATGCTTGCTGAATTAGGTGGACTACTTATGACCATCATGATGTTACTTTTCCTCATTAATATAATTACACGAGAAATTAATAAACCTATACAAGGGTTATTGCAACTTGCTGTTTTCGCCATGGTCATTCTAATATACCTCGGGCTAGCTCATACAGAGGAAAACGACCAACACGTTCGACTAGAAGTTATCACAGACAGAGTATCACCAAGAATAAAAAACAAAATGCGTTTTGTCACTCACTGTATAGAGTGGATTATCATAAACATTTGTCTCTTAGCTGTATATAGAGACGCCCTTCGGGCTTTTATAAAAAAAGCATCCGTTACAGGAATAGTTCCCATGCCCCTTTGGCCAGTAAAATGGATTATGGTAATAGGTTTAATCATATATTGGCTTCAATTAGCAACCTGTGTTATCGAAGATTATAAGAAAATTAAAAGCACAGATTTTATTGTTGATACTCCTCACGAACTAGACCATACGAATGCTTAA
- a CDS encoding 2-oxoacid:acceptor oxidoreductase family protein has protein sequence MKPLSIRLCGYGGQGIILSAIILGEAAVTKRGLYAVQTQSYGSEARGGQCQSELIISDSPIRTPIQEKNDVLVALFQTAFQTYITGLKTDGLLIVDSELVPDLSKVSSQITVYKIPATEIAIGLGNKMAANMVVLGYLQTKTNLFTKEQLLEVVQDNIKPRFWDLNKKAVEAGVQFALNSEE, from the coding sequence ATGAAGCCTTTAAGCATTCGTCTATGTGGCTATGGTGGCCAGGGGATTATTCTTTCGGCCATTATTCTTGGTGAAGCTGCTGTTACCAAGCGAGGACTCTATGCAGTGCAAACACAATCCTATGGATCAGAAGCACGAGGAGGGCAGTGCCAGTCTGAATTGATTATCTCTGATAGTCCGATTCGGACTCCCATTCAAGAAAAAAATGATGTTCTGGTTGCGCTTTTTCAAACAGCTTTTCAAACATATATCACAGGGCTCAAAACTGATGGTTTGCTTATTGTCGATAGTGAGCTTGTTCCAGATCTTTCTAAAGTTAGTTCACAAATCACTGTTTATAAGATTCCGGCAACGGAGATTGCGATTGGTTTAGGCAATAAGATGGCAGCCAATATGGTGGTACTCGGATATCTTCAGACGAAAACAAATCTGTTTACGAAAGAGCAACTGCTAGAAGTAGTACAAGATAACATAAAACCTCGTTTTTGGGATTTGAATAAAAAAGCTGTAGAAGCTGGCGTTCAATTTGCTCTAAATTCGGAGGAATAG
- a CDS encoding homoserine dehydrogenase: MRAALVGFGGVGKAFVELLIKKKNFLNSIGLTLTLKSVIKSKEGIYNPSGINLECLLEHVNNGSALEDFPAEGTKEETFESLIARRDVDLLIEVTPTNNLTGEPGLTHIKRALQRSIHVVTANKGPVLLAYKELNALAAQNYVQFGVGCTTGGALPTIYAGCIDLAGAKILSIEGILNGTSNYILSEMQERNCTYDEALAHAQEMGIAETDPSLDVEGWDTATKLVILTNILMCKEYKLKDVSVEGITKVSFKDIDNARQEGKRLKLIGKTLGGCSDLSLSVKVEALNSDHPLYNVNGTNKAVCYKTDSLGDLTLIGGASGTIPAAASILRDIINIHKGYQFAH, encoded by the coding sequence ATGCGTGCAGCTCTCGTGGGCTTTGGAGGCGTCGGAAAAGCTTTTGTTGAACTTTTAATTAAAAAGAAAAATTTCTTAAACAGCATTGGATTGACGCTTACTCTTAAGTCAGTAATAAAAAGTAAAGAAGGTATTTACAATCCTTCTGGAATAAACCTCGAGTGTCTTCTTGAACATGTAAATAACGGAAGTGCACTCGAAGATTTTCCTGCAGAAGGGACAAAAGAAGAAACTTTTGAAAGCCTTATTGCCAGACGCGATGTAGACCTGCTCATAGAAGTAACCCCAACCAACAATCTTACTGGAGAACCTGGGCTAACTCACATAAAAAGAGCTCTTCAGAGAAGCATTCATGTTGTAACAGCAAATAAAGGACCAGTCTTGCTCGCTTATAAAGAATTAAATGCTCTAGCTGCACAAAATTACGTTCAATTTGGAGTAGGATGCACCACAGGAGGGGCTTTGCCCACTATTTACGCTGGGTGTATCGACCTTGCCGGAGCAAAGATTTTATCTATAGAAGGAATTTTGAATGGCACTAGTAATTATATTTTAAGTGAAATGCAAGAAAGAAACTGCACCTATGACGAGGCTCTTGCTCATGCCCAAGAAATGGGTATAGCAGAAACAGATCCATCTCTTGATGTAGAGGGCTGGGACACGGCTACAAAGCTTGTTATTCTTACAAATATTCTTATGTGTAAGGAGTACAAATTAAAAGATGTTAGTGTAGAAGGAATAACGAAGGTTTCATTTAAAGATATAGATAATGCACGCCAAGAAGGAAAGCGCCTCAAACTTATAGGCAAAACACTAGGAGGATGTTCAGATCTTTCACTGAGTGTAAAAGTTGAGGCTCTGAATTCTGACCATCCCCTCTATAACGTAAATGGAACAAATAAAGCTGTTTGTTACAAGACTGATAGTCTTGGTGATTTAACACTCATAGGTGGTGCCTCTGGAACTATTCCTGCAGCTGCATCTATTCTTCGAGATATTATAAATATCCATAAAGGATATCAATTTGCACATTAA